A genomic stretch from Bosea sp. F3-2 includes:
- a CDS encoding 2'-deoxycytidine 5'-triphosphate deaminase gives MLPFKPGIQPDASIRAFIEQGAIRLAQPPAEGQIQPASLDLRLGERAYRVRASFLPGPARTVRSRIDDLSLHEIDLTRGAVLETDCVYIAELMEGLKLPKGLRAAANPKSSTGRLDVFTRVITDRAREFDLVEDGYEGPLFIEISPRTFPVLVRSGSRLSQIRFRAGETRLDDRALEEVHARETLVTAAEPSFQGGVAVSVDLSGFDGLLGYRAKHHTALIDVDRVGAYRAADFWEPIPDDGSRSMILDPGQFYILASKEAVHVPPDYAAEMTPFDALVGEFRVHYAGFFDPGFGHSAAGGQGARAVLEVRSRDVPFIIEDGQIVGRLVYEAMAARPEALYGAGLKSNYQGQALKLSKHFKG, from the coding sequence ATGCTGCCCTTCAAGCCCGGCATCCAGCCCGACGCCTCCATCCGCGCCTTCATCGAGCAGGGCGCGATCAGGCTCGCCCAGCCGCCGGCCGAGGGACAGATCCAGCCGGCGAGCCTCGATTTGCGCCTGGGCGAGCGCGCTTACCGCGTCCGCGCCAGCTTCCTGCCCGGTCCCGCGCGCACGGTGCGCAGCCGAATCGATGATCTGTCGCTGCACGAGATCGACCTGACGCGCGGTGCGGTGCTGGAGACCGACTGCGTCTACATCGCCGAGCTGATGGAAGGCCTGAAACTGCCCAAGGGGCTGCGCGCCGCCGCCAATCCGAAGAGTTCGACTGGCCGTCTCGACGTTTTCACCCGCGTCATCACCGACCGCGCCCGCGAATTCGATCTGGTCGAGGACGGTTATGAAGGGCCGCTCTTCATCGAGATTTCGCCACGCACCTTCCCTGTGCTGGTCCGCTCCGGCTCACGGCTCTCGCAGATCCGCTTCCGCGCCGGTGAGACCCGGCTCGACGACCGTGCGCTCGAAGAGGTCCATGCCCGCGAGACGCTGGTCACTGCTGCAGAGCCCTCATTCCAGGGCGGCGTTGCCGTTAGCGTCGATCTCTCGGGTTTCGACGGCTTGCTCGGCTATCGCGCAAAGCATCACACCGCCCTGATCGACGTCGACCGCGTCGGCGCCTACCGCGCAGCCGATTTCTGGGAGCCGATCCCGGATGACGGCTCGCGCAGCATGATCCTGGATCCCGGCCAGTTCTACATCCTCGCCTCCAAGGAGGCCGTGCATGTCCCGCCGGACTATGCCGCGGAGATGACGCCCTTCGACGCGCTCGTCGGCGAATTCCGCGTGCATTATGCGGGCTTCTTCGATCCCGGCTTCGGCCACAGCGCCGCCGGCGGCCAGGGCGCGCGCGCGGTGCTTGAGGTTCGCTCCCGCGACGTGCCCTTCATCATCGAGGACGGCCAGATCGTCGGACGGCTCGTCTACGAGGCCATGGCGGCACGACCGGAGGCGCTCTACGGCGCCGGGCTGAAATCGAACTATCAGGGCCAGGCCCTCAAGCTGTCCAAGCACTTCAAGGGCTGA
- a CDS encoding LysR substrate-binding domain-containing protein, protein MTIRLSLLHTFVAVARVGRMRDAAEQMALTPGAISQRIRELEEGAGRRLFQRTQAGVELTAAGRKLMDALDGPFRRIEAVGRELTASPSGRVTITTLASFAANWLVPRLADFTRLNPGIDIALETDNRVVDLKREPIDLAIRHGLGDYPGLETIWLMAPELIVVASPALLGAHPPIASPADCLAFSLLHDIDRADWRLWLAAQGVPVSRELKGPSFSDDHLLVRAAAAGQGLALVRDVYADDELRSGRLRQAIAVQWPTQLAYYAVGTAEALQKPAVRRFRDWLVAAARTS, encoded by the coding sequence ATGACCATTCGACTCTCTCTGCTGCACACCTTCGTCGCCGTGGCGCGCGTCGGCCGGATGCGCGACGCGGCCGAGCAGATGGCGCTGACGCCGGGCGCGATCAGCCAACGGATTCGCGAGCTGGAGGAAGGCGCCGGGCGTCGGCTGTTCCAGCGCACGCAGGCCGGCGTCGAGCTGACGGCTGCCGGCCGCAAGCTCATGGATGCCCTAGACGGGCCGTTTCGCAGGATCGAGGCGGTCGGCCGGGAATTGACGGCGTCGCCCTCCGGCCGGGTCACGATCACCACGTTGGCATCCTTCGCCGCGAACTGGCTGGTGCCTCGTCTGGCCGATTTCACGCGACTCAATCCCGGCATCGACATCGCGCTGGAGACCGACAACCGCGTCGTCGATTTGAAGCGCGAGCCGATCGATCTCGCGATCCGCCACGGCCTCGGCGACTACCCCGGTCTGGAGACCATCTGGCTGATGGCGCCGGAGCTGATCGTGGTGGCGAGCCCCGCCTTGCTGGGCGCTCATCCCCCGATCGCATCTCCAGCCGACTGCCTTGCCTTCTCCCTGCTGCACGACATCGACCGGGCCGACTGGCGGCTCTGGCTCGCAGCCCAGGGCGTGCCGGTGTCGCGCGAGCTCAAGGGGCCGTCCTTTTCCGACGACCATCTGCTGGTCAGGGCCGCCGCCGCCGGGCAGGGCCTGGCGCTCGTCCGCGACGTTTATGCCGATGACGAACTGCGCAGCGGGAGGCTGCGGCAGGCGATTGCCGTGCAATGGCCGACGCAGCTTGCCTACTACGCCGTCGGCACGGCGGAAGCTCTTCAGAAGCCGGCGGTGCGGCGCTTTCGGGACTGGCTCGTCGCCGCGGCGCGCACCTCCTGA
- the apaG gene encoding Co2+/Mg2+ efflux protein ApaG, with product MYQAQTRGVRVTVAPSFLEAESSHAQGRYFWAYAIEIVNLSTQTIQLMTRHWFITDGRGEMHEVRGEGVVGKQPVLRPGESFNYTSGCPLTTPDGSMHGFYAMQDESGTIFDVEVPLFPLDSPYVKKVLH from the coding sequence ATGTATCAGGCACAAACGCGCGGCGTGCGTGTGACCGTGGCGCCGTCCTTCCTGGAAGCGGAATCCTCGCATGCGCAAGGCCGCTATTTCTGGGCGTACGCGATCGAGATCGTGAATCTCTCGACGCAGACCATTCAGCTGATGACCCGTCACTGGTTCATCACCGACGGACGCGGCGAGATGCATGAAGTGCGCGGCGAGGGCGTCGTCGGCAAGCAGCCGGTGCTCAGACCGGGCGAGAGCTTCAACTATACCTCCGGCTGCCCGCTCACGACGCCGGACGGCTCGATGCACGGTTTCTACGCCATGCAGGATGAGAGCGGCACGATCTTCGACGTCGAGGTGCCGCTCTTCCCGCTCGACTCCCCCTATGTGAAGAAGGTTCTGCATTGA
- the argE gene encoding acetylornithine deacetylase, with protein MTASAQAGQRHTPLEMLARLVAFDTVSDKSNLPLIDFVEAYLTGWGVPSVRFPNAKGDKAALFATIGPQDRGGVVLSGHTDVVPVTGQAWSRDPFTLHVENGRAYGRGAVDMKGFLALGLALVPDFLAADLKTPIHLFLSYDEEVTCLGVVDGIAAMGKTLPRPRAVIVGEPTSLDICDAHKGVRTFQTVIKGFAAHSSKPQLGASAVHAGALLAAELDHMAEDAEQRLDASGRFDPPYDTVHIGSFHGGIARNILADHSEILWEIRTLPTSDPEAGPARFAAVSDKAQARMRATAPSAAIETLMTSDVPGLAPEPGSEAERLAMRLSGRNHTIAVSYATEAGHFQHAGLATVVCGPGSIDQAHQPDEYITLEQLQAGEAFMRKLMAECRG; from the coding sequence TTGACCGCCTCCGCTCAAGCTGGGCAGCGCCATACGCCGCTCGAGATGCTCGCCCGCCTCGTCGCCTTCGACACGGTCAGCGACAAATCCAACCTGCCGCTGATCGATTTCGTCGAGGCCTATCTTACGGGGTGGGGCGTACCCTCCGTCCGCTTCCCGAACGCGAAGGGCGACAAGGCGGCGTTGTTCGCGACAATCGGGCCACAGGATCGCGGCGGAGTCGTGCTGTCCGGGCATACCGATGTCGTGCCGGTCACAGGGCAGGCCTGGAGCCGCGACCCCTTCACGCTGCATGTCGAGAACGGCCGCGCCTATGGCCGCGGCGCCGTCGACATGAAGGGCTTCCTGGCGCTGGGACTGGCGCTGGTGCCGGATTTCCTGGCAGCCGACCTCAAGACACCGATCCACCTCTTCCTGTCCTATGACGAGGAGGTGACCTGCCTCGGCGTCGTCGACGGCATCGCCGCAATGGGCAAGACGTTGCCGCGGCCGCGCGCCGTCATCGTCGGCGAGCCGACCTCGCTCGATATCTGCGACGCGCATAAGGGCGTCCGGACGTTCCAGACCGTCATCAAGGGCTTCGCCGCACATTCGTCCAAGCCGCAGCTCGGCGCCAGCGCGGTCCATGCCGGCGCGCTGCTCGCCGCCGAGCTCGACCACATGGCCGAGGACGCCGAGCAGCGGCTTGACGCAAGCGGCCGCTTCGACCCGCCCTACGACACTGTCCATATCGGCTCGTTCCATGGCGGCATCGCCCGCAACATCCTGGCCGATCACAGCGAGATCCTCTGGGAGATCCGCACCCTGCCGACCTCCGACCCCGAGGCGGGCCCCGCGCGCTTTGCCGCCGTGTCGGACAAGGCCCAGGCGCGGATGCGCGCGACCGCGCCGAGTGCGGCGATCGAGACGTTGATGACCTCCGATGTGCCGGGGCTGGCGCCCGAGCCGGGCTCGGAGGCCGAGCGGCTCGCCATGCGCCTGTCAGGGCGCAACCACACCATCGCAGTCTCCTATGCCACCGAGGCCGGGCATTTCCAGCATGCCGGGCTGGCGACCGTGGTCTGCGGGCCCGGCTCGATCGACCAGGCGCATCAGCCCGACGAATACATCACGCTGGAGCAGCTCCAGGCCGGCGAGGCTTTCATGCGCAAGCTGATGGCGGAGTGCCGGGGCTGA
- the argF gene encoding ornithine carbamoyltransferase: MTRHFLDLSDFSGSELRAILRAGEEMKSRRRTPAAAGDRLLEGKVIAMIFEQPSLRTRVSFDVGIRELGGSPMMVAGHEIELGERETIADTARVLSRYVDAIMIRILDHDSLVEMAKYATVPVINGLTKRQHPCQVMADVMTFEERRGSIQGKRIAWTGDTNNVLTSWVHAAGRLDFELAIATPEELAPPPALIAWAKKQGAKLSLTSRPEEAVEGADCVITDCWVSMGDEEGTRHNLLRPYQVDERLMDRAEKDAIFMHCLPASRGEEVTDQIMDGPQSAVFDEAENRLHAQKGILAWCFGGVAA; encoded by the coding sequence GTGACGCGCCATTTCCTCGATCTCTCCGATTTCTCCGGCAGCGAGCTGCGCGCCATCCTGCGCGCCGGCGAGGAGATGAAGTCGCGACGTCGCACACCGGCGGCCGCGGGCGACCGCCTGCTCGAAGGCAAGGTCATAGCCATGATCTTCGAGCAGCCGTCCCTGCGTACGCGCGTATCCTTCGACGTCGGCATCCGCGAGCTCGGTGGCTCGCCGATGATGGTCGCCGGCCATGAGATCGAGCTCGGCGAGCGCGAGACCATCGCCGACACCGCCCGCGTGCTCTCGCGCTATGTCGATGCGATCATGATCCGCATCCTCGATCACGATTCGCTGGTCGAGATGGCGAAGTATGCGACCGTGCCGGTGATCAACGGGCTGACCAAGCGCCAGCATCCCTGCCAGGTGATGGCCGATGTCATGACCTTCGAGGAGCGCAGGGGCTCGATCCAGGGCAAGCGCATCGCCTGGACCGGCGACACCAACAATGTGCTGACCTCCTGGGTCCATGCCGCCGGCCGGCTCGATTTCGAGCTCGCCATCGCGACGCCTGAGGAGCTCGCGCCGCCCCCGGCCCTGATCGCCTGGGCGAAGAAGCAGGGCGCGAAGCTTTCGCTGACCAGCCGCCCTGAGGAAGCGGTGGAGGGCGCCGATTGCGTCATCACCGATTGCTGGGTCTCGATGGGTGACGAGGAAGGCACGCGCCATAACCTGCTGCGGCCCTATCAGGTCGACGAGAGGCTGATGGACCGCGCCGAGAAGGATGCGATCTTCATGCACTGCCTGCCTGCCTCGCGCGGCGAGGAGGTTACCGACCAGATCATGGACGGCCCGCAATCGGCCGTCTTCGACGAGGCCGAGAACCGGCTGCATGCGCAGAAGGGCATTCTCGCCTGGTGCTTCGGCGGAGTGGCGGCCTGA
- a CDS encoding Hsp33 family molecular chaperone: MAAADTVTVGLDDRVVPFAVPDLDVRGRVARLGPSIDMILERHNYPAPVSRVLGEAAALTVLLGTALKFEGRFQLQTKSDGAIPMMVVDFNAPDNFRAVAHIDEAKLAQAIALDKLSTGELLGEGHLAMTVDQGTTTTRYQGIVALKRQGLEEAAHQYFRQSEQIPTRVRLGVGTVTTGGRPQWRAGGILVQFMPHSPDRLRAADIHPGDAPEGHQILTSSDPDGISDDAWMEARSLVETVEDHELLDPMLESERLLYRLFHERGARVFEPVLVREACRCSRERVLTMLRGFSPEDRRAMIADDGKLGVTCEFCSRRYSFDPAEVEQGLAAGL, translated from the coding sequence ATGGCCGCCGCCGACACGGTCACTGTGGGGCTCGACGATCGGGTCGTGCCCTTCGCCGTGCCCGATCTCGACGTGCGCGGCCGCGTGGCGCGGCTGGGCCCGTCGATCGACATGATTCTCGAGCGGCACAACTATCCCGCGCCGGTCTCGCGCGTGCTGGGCGAAGCGGCAGCGCTGACCGTGCTGCTCGGCACGGCGTTGAAGTTCGAGGGCCGCTTCCAGCTCCAGACCAAGAGCGACGGCGCGATCCCGATGATGGTGGTCGACTTCAATGCGCCCGACAATTTCCGCGCCGTCGCCCATATCGACGAGGCGAAGCTCGCCCAGGCGATCGCGCTCGACAAGCTTTCGACCGGCGAGCTGCTCGGCGAGGGCCATCTCGCCATGACGGTCGACCAGGGAACGACGACGACCCGCTATCAGGGCATCGTCGCGCTGAAGCGGCAGGGGCTGGAAGAGGCGGCGCATCAGTATTTCCGGCAGTCGGAGCAGATTCCGACCCGCGTGCGGCTGGGTGTCGGGACGGTCACGACGGGCGGCCGGCCGCAATGGCGCGCCGGCGGCATCCTGGTCCAGTTCATGCCGCATTCGCCCGACCGCCTGCGCGCGGCCGACATCCACCCCGGCGACGCGCCCGAGGGTCATCAGATCCTGACCAGCAGCGACCCCGACGGCATTAGCGACGATGCCTGGATGGAGGCGCGCTCGCTGGTCGAGACGGTCGAGGACCACGAGCTGCTCGACCCGATGCTGGAAAGCGAGCGCCTGCTCTATCGGCTCTTCCACGAGCGCGGCGCCCGTGTCTTCGAGCCGGTTCTTGTCCGCGAGGCCTGCCGCTGTTCGCGCGAGCGCGTGCTGACGATGCTGCGCGGCTTCTCGCCCGAGGACCGCCGCGCGATGATCGCCGATGATGGCAAGCTCGGCGTCACCTGCGAGTTCTGCTCCCGGCGCTACTCATTCGACCCGGCCGAGGTCGAGCAGGGGCTCGCGGCAGGGCTCTAA
- a CDS encoding aspartate aminotransferase family protein: MAPAPASASQSVLVPTYARAPVAFERGEGPWAITADGTRYLDFGAGIAVNALGHAHPHLVKTLTEQAAKIWHTSNLYGAPEGERLGRRLCEATFAERVFFTNSGAEANECAIKMARKYHAAKGHPERYHIITFEGAFHGRTLATIAAGGQQKYIDGFGPKVGGFDQVPFDDEKALRAAITPATAALMIEPIQGEGGLRSVPARFLKLLRELCDENGLLLIFDEIQTGVGRTGKFFAYERYGVTPDIMSIAKGIGGGFPMGACLATEEAASGMTLGTHGTTFGGNPLAMAVGNAVLDVVLAPGFIENVGQIALRLKQSLAELKDKHPGVIAEIRGEGLMLGLKLHTPNTEFVNEARAQGLLVIGAGDNVVRLLPPLIITEADVAEAVSRLDKAAGAVEASLKRPAAE, translated from the coding sequence ATGGCTCCCGCCCCCGCTTCCGCTAGTCAGTCCGTGCTCGTGCCAACCTATGCCCGCGCCCCCGTCGCCTTCGAGCGCGGCGAGGGTCCCTGGGCGATCACCGCTGACGGCACGCGTTATCTCGATTTCGGCGCCGGTATCGCCGTCAACGCGCTCGGCCACGCGCATCCGCATCTGGTCAAGACGCTGACCGAGCAGGCTGCCAAGATCTGGCACACCTCGAACCTTTATGGCGCGCCGGAAGGTGAGCGGCTCGGCCGCCGCCTCTGCGAGGCGACCTTCGCCGAGCGCGTCTTCTTCACCAATTCCGGCGCCGAGGCGAACGAGTGCGCCATCAAGATGGCGCGGAAGTACCACGCCGCGAAGGGCCATCCCGAGCGCTATCACATCATCACCTTCGAGGGTGCCTTCCACGGCCGGACGCTGGCGACCATCGCCGCCGGCGGTCAGCAGAAATACATCGACGGCTTCGGCCCCAAGGTCGGTGGCTTCGACCAGGTGCCTTTCGACGACGAGAAGGCGCTGCGGGCGGCGATCACGCCCGCGACCGCCGCGCTGATGATCGAGCCGATCCAGGGCGAGGGCGGCTTGCGCTCCGTACCGGCCCGCTTCCTCAAGCTCCTGCGCGAGCTCTGCGACGAGAACGGCCTGCTGCTGATCTTCGACGAGATCCAGACCGGCGTTGGCCGTACCGGCAAGTTCTTCGCCTATGAGAGGTACGGCGTCACGCCCGACATCATGTCGATCGCCAAGGGCATCGGCGGCGGCTTCCCGATGGGCGCCTGCCTTGCGACGGAGGAAGCCGCTTCCGGCATGACGCTCGGCACGCACGGCACGACTTTCGGCGGCAACCCGCTCGCCATGGCGGTCGGCAATGCCGTGCTCGACGTGGTGCTGGCGCCGGGCTTCATCGAGAACGTCGGCCAGATCGCGCTCAGGCTGAAGCAGTCGCTGGCCGAGCTCAAGGACAAGCATCCGGGCGTGATCGCCGAGATCCGCGGCGAGGGGCTTATGCTGGGCCTCAAGCTTCACACGCCCAACACCGAATTCGTCAACGAAGCTCGTGCGCAGGGCCTGCTCGTGATCGGCGCCGGCGATAACGTCGTGCGCCTGCTGCCGCCGCTGATCATCACCGAGGCGGATGTCGCCGAGGCCGTATCGCGGCTCGACAAGGCCGCGGGCGCCGTCGAGGCTTCGCTGAAGCGCCCGGCCGCCGAATAA
- a CDS encoding ABC transporter permease subunit (The N-terminal region of this protein, as described by TIGR01726, is a three transmembrane segment that identifies a subfamily of ABC transporter permease subunits, which specificities that include histidine, arginine, glutamine, glutamate, L-cystine (sic), the opines (in Agrobacterium) octopine and nopaline, etc.), producing MTKALSFINDKRVRDWIYQIAVVVFLVGITVFFVRNASENMVKAGIASGFDFLWRTSGIEVPFVLTGYTQADNILGLFWVGVANTMLVTVIAIVLATLLGFVVGIARLSSHWLVSTIAGAYIEFVRNIPLLFFVLFWYFGVIAALPAPRQSISLFGVAFLNNRGVTIPLPDGMENFRIAGLVILACVLVYGAFSVWARRRRERTGQQAPTLAAGFVLLLAVPLLALVWATLATRWDVPALRGFNYRGGFAVIPEFVALLAALVTYTAGFIAEIVRGGIQSVSHGQTEAGSALGLRSGQILRLVTIPQALRVMIPPMTNQYLNVLKNSSFGAAIAYPDVVSLFMGSALNNTGQAIEIIAMTLAVYLVIGLAVSALMNWYNARIALVTR from the coding sequence TTGACCAAGGCCCTGTCTTTCATCAACGACAAGCGCGTCCGCGACTGGATCTACCAGATCGCCGTCGTAGTCTTCCTCGTCGGCATCACCGTCTTCTTCGTGCGCAATGCCTCGGAGAACATGGTCAAGGCCGGCATCGCCTCGGGCTTCGACTTCCTCTGGCGCACCTCCGGCATCGAGGTGCCCTTCGTCCTGACCGGCTATACCCAGGCCGACAACATTCTCGGACTGTTCTGGGTCGGCGTCGCCAACACCATGCTGGTCACGGTGATCGCGATCGTGCTGGCGACGCTGCTCGGCTTCGTCGTCGGCATCGCGCGGCTATCCTCGCACTGGCTCGTCTCGACCATCGCCGGCGCCTATATCGAGTTCGTCCGCAACATCCCGCTCCTGTTCTTCGTGCTGTTCTGGTATTTCGGCGTCATCGCCGCCCTGCCGGCGCCGCGCCAGAGCATCAGCCTGTTCGGCGTCGCCTTCCTCAACAATCGCGGGGTGACGATCCCGTTGCCCGACGGGATGGAGAATTTCCGCATCGCCGGGCTCGTCATCCTCGCCTGTGTCCTCGTCTATGGGGCCTTCTCGGTCTGGGCGCGCCGGCGGCGGGAACGCACCGGCCAGCAGGCGCCGACGCTGGCGGCGGGCTTCGTCCTGCTCCTCGCCGTGCCGCTCCTGGCGCTGGTCTGGGCTACGCTCGCGACGCGCTGGGATGTTCCGGCCCTGCGCGGCTTCAATTATCGCGGCGGCTTCGCCGTCATTCCCGAATTCGTCGCGCTGCTCGCCGCGCTCGTTACCTACACGGCCGGCTTCATCGCCGAGATCGTCCGCGGTGGCATCCAGTCGGTCTCGCACGGCCAGACCGAGGCCGGGTCGGCGCTGGGGCTGCGCTCCGGCCAGATCCTGCGGCTCGTCACCATCCCGCAGGCGCTGCGCGTGATGATCCCACCGATGACCAACCAGTATCTCAACGTGCTGAAGAACTCCTCCTTCGGCGCGGCCATCGCCTATCCCGACGTGGTCAGCCTGTTCATGGGCTCGGCGCTCAACAACACCGGCCAGGCGATCGAGATCATCGCCATGACGCTCGCCGTCTATCTGGTCATCGGCCTCGCCGTCTCGGCGCTGATGAACTGGTACAACGCCCGCATCGCCCTGGTGACGCGATGA
- a CDS encoding GcrA family cell cycle regulator, producing the protein MNEAGAWTDERVELLKKLWSDGLSASQIAAELGNVTRNAVIGKVHRLGLSGRAKSAAQPAAPRNAPPRKTPPRSPSHPMASPAAHATRGAHALAPAFAPEAEIEAEAAPLPSEDVVIPFSERVTIMELREYMCRWPMGDPTSPDFRFCGARSQTGLPYCSHHSRIAYQPAADRRRDRSKARA; encoded by the coding sequence ATGAACGAAGCCGGAGCATGGACTGACGAGCGCGTCGAATTGCTCAAGAAGCTCTGGAGCGACGGGCTGAGTGCCAGCCAGATCGCCGCCGAGCTGGGCAATGTCACACGCAATGCGGTGATCGGAAAGGTTCACCGTCTCGGCCTTTCTGGCCGTGCCAAGAGTGCGGCCCAGCCGGCCGCACCGCGCAATGCCCCTCCCCGCAAGACGCCGCCGCGCTCGCCGAGCCACCCGATGGCGAGCCCAGCCGCACATGCCACGCGCGGCGCCCACGCCTTGGCGCCTGCGTTCGCGCCGGAGGCCGAAATCGAGGCAGAGGCTGCACCGTTGCCTTCCGAGGATGTGGTGATCCCGTTCTCGGAGCGCGTCACCATCATGGAGCTGCGCGAGTATATGTGCCGCTGGCCGATGGGCGACCCGACCAGCCCGGATTTCCGCTTCTGCGGCGCGCGCTCGCAGACCGGCCTGCCCTATTGCAGCCACCACTCGCGCATCGCCTACCAACCCGCCGCCGACCGCCGGCGCGACCGGAGCAAGGCACGAGCCTGA
- a CDS encoding amino acid ABC transporter permease, with product MNRASSLSIWRERLFGTPFTGFVSVVLALAIAWVAVPIIRWALIDATWSGTTRADCAPGGACWVFIRARFGQFMYGLYPVDQRWRVDIAGIAFLLGIAAVVFAPQRLRLKLGVTMLVLLPPLGIWLLSGGFGLRYIETREWGGLTLTLFISIYSSLIAIPLGILFALGRQSQLRVIRLISILFIEFWRGVPIIAVIFLASLLLPLILPGGIGIDRLARAVIGLGFVIAAYMAEAVRGGLQALPKGQREAATALGLNYWKATGLIILPQALRISLPAMTNEFIALIKNTTLVLVVSILDLLGIAQASLADPNWVGMNMEAYAFSGAIYWLICFALSRWSRSLENKRRL from the coding sequence ATGAACCGCGCCTCTTCCCTCTCGATCTGGCGCGAGCGCCTCTTCGGCACGCCCTTCACCGGCTTCGTCAGCGTGGTGCTGGCGCTCGCGATCGCCTGGGTCGCGGTGCCGATCATCCGCTGGGCGCTGATCGACGCGACCTGGAGCGGCACGACCCGGGCCGATTGCGCGCCAGGCGGTGCCTGCTGGGTCTTCATCCGCGCCCGCTTCGGCCAGTTCATGTACGGGCTCTATCCCGTAGACCAGCGCTGGCGCGTCGATATCGCCGGTATCGCCTTCCTGCTCGGCATCGCCGCCGTCGTCTTTGCCCCGCAGCGGCTGAGGCTCAAGCTCGGCGTCACCATGCTCGTGCTGCTGCCGCCGCTCGGCATCTGGCTGCTCTCGGGCGGCTTTGGGCTGCGCTACATCGAGACACGCGAATGGGGCGGGCTGACGCTCACCCTGTTCATCTCGATCTATTCGAGTCTGATCGCGATTCCGCTCGGCATCCTCTTCGCGCTCGGCCGTCAGTCGCAGCTGCGCGTCATCCGGCTGATCAGCATCCTCTTCATCGAGTTCTGGCGCGGCGTGCCGATCATCGCGGTGATCTTCCTCGCCTCGCTGCTGCTGCCGCTGATCCTGCCCGGCGGTATCGGCATCGACCGGCTGGCGCGCGCCGTGATCGGCCTCGGCTTCGTCATCGCTGCCTATATGGCGGAAGCGGTCCGCGGCGGCCTCCAGGCGCTTCCCAAGGGCCAGCGCGAGGCGGCGACCGCGCTCGGCCTCAACTACTGGAAGGCGACGGGCCTCATCATCCTGCCGCAGGCGCTGCGCATCTCGCTGCCGGCGATGACCAACGAGTTCATCGCGCTGATCAAGAACACCACGCTGGTGCTGGTCGTCTCGATCCTCGACCTGCTCGGCATCGCCCAGGCCTCGCTCGCCGACCCCAACTGGGTCGGCATGAACATGGAGGCCTATGCCTTCTCGGGGGCGATCTACTGGCTGATCTGCTTTGCGCTTTCGCGTTGGAGCCGTTCTCTGGAGAACAAGCGCCGGCTCTGA